Below is a genomic region from Henckelia pumila isolate YLH828 chromosome 3, ASM3356847v2, whole genome shotgun sequence.
tTTGATTAaaacaaggtccaaatgttccttgataatcattctcatatccctttgatctgttatgttcatcgggataggcttatatctgacgaatttatactctttgcctttctttagagtaagactggttttgagttgatttctatcccaccatgccgaaggatgctcgttgtaactttctttgagcctctttttgacatcttcaagggataccttattttctaactctatatctctgtgatttagagttaccttgagaagctccatatcctctgtttggagttcttgttctgttgttatttttaacatggtttctccaaaccttcttggatctttcatttttgggtgaaaaagttgtcctttatcaccacgctgactgcgaaatattatcggcaattgtcgataaaaatcaaccttgagtctttgaacgataattttatgatcacaaattgtagtgaacataagtcttcttgactcattgtcttgtgtgtacttcttaaacatttgtaagaagttatttcctaacaagatatcagctcctgtatcatggaaatagattggtggtgtttttaccttgtaccaaggtgtttgacctgcacctcccataaggatctctgcttgttttattcctttgcaaagaattaaaattcttcaagagaaatctcgtccagaaatttttggcaattcttcttcacattctgcagggaagactcctctttttgctgtacaaattccttctcccgagtcaatataagctgcaaagtactcagccttatattgttcatacaacatccctaacggaatgtatatggagaaaagacttgttgtcatttttttaaagggattactaaatggccccgccatttttaacagactgtgttgtaacacAGTAAttcgattaagactatttacctttagttttcctaaggcttcaaaaggtagagtatggttactcctttctacttcttcaatgcattctagtaaatcatgttcatgacttactaatttcaacagttgcttcttcctctatttgtgaacagagttttcgaatctgattaagggattgtcccttatccaattctcttggttttccatttcgtagaTTTCTTATtaaatcctccaagtcttttcttttgccatgaactctattcctttttcaaggcgtttacatggtttatggtcctccaggaattctagaccaagaatgagctgatccatttcttttcctggaattccccagatttgaacttccaattctctaATATTTATCACTctttggtaagttcctttttcctcttgttccaaatagtaaatcgagttacaagggaactggttccgaagacttgtaatttcgaatactattttcacttctttccatccttctggagatttaagttttcctattatagaaaactctttttcttctggtggaatttcttgactaggagatttgtcccatcttctgcttgtcattctgtctccttggaaagataacctttggggttctattttaaggtctttgtatagaaccggtctgtcttgaatttgaatgtctgtttcttgaattaaagaaaactcgattctttccgggtatattgcttgagcaactttcccaaagacctctggaatttcaatgaactcatttctaataaataattcagaatggtgagtattagaaagagcatatgaaatttgatacgtaatagaatatggcctattactttcattcattaatctttttttcttgaagttttgatgcaacgtcaatgctcgactaaaatctctatcagctaaattgtaggctattcttggataaataactcccacaattttttcTGCACACAAATTTtccgagatagttcctagaaccgcatcttgtatattccccattcttttatcgcatactacgatatctatgagTGAATCTATTTTctctttaaaagtagctttgatcataatttggattgctccaatatgaatccaagacattgtctttgctacttctgcttttaatttctgtaattcctctcgaatttcttcaaagagAATTAATtgcatctcaatttgattactggttaattccataggaatcgccatttcccttctggataccttataaatcaaattatgtcttctttgtcttagtcctaggtttcctaagactctttcaacttgtcctgccgaaaatcttTGGTAtttctgtaatgttggattttctctcataatccgttggaccatattatgagatatcgtggtttgactaaagaacccagccaaactttcatgtgtttcatgccgaaacactttctctttactctgattctgattttgattcatcctcagaaacttctcgactaaacaatatctcttcttcgtatatgctttcatctgaggggatatcctcaaattgatatacttggactagatcttaaaagaagaccgcatcatccatatctggtgttgcttcaaagagtttaactcattttttctcgttttctggacaatttgtagatatatgtcctcttgctccacatgtccagcagttgcaatccttgaaactttcacttgctcttgtatgagttcttcttaaagttcttcttgatggtgttcttcccctgctttgtgaagAGCCTGTTTCTAGgaatgttcttgtaggtccacttcttctacccgatctataggatctggccttttgtttggaccaaaatgttcttggtttccaagaacttttcattcttttattatagggattatttctgaatttctttcttttaatttcctgtgatctgttttcaataatcgttggaagatcattttctctacaacacaaaggtgtacgcttatctataccccttattttcttgcagttcttctgtaatgctgtcatatgacaccattctgctaattttcctttcaaaaaggaggcacgtcttgccaatgtatcaagattacctggaacatattctttaatcagcatttctctccagggacttggcatttttgcgaaaaatagctgaatagctatattttcctgGACTCCCGAAtttcatctgtatttagtgaataacataatgtattcatccactaaacagatatcatgtaactcgaggctataaagagcttgagtatatcttctctttttctttgtatcttgattattgaaatagtctacccctatgaattgtgctttaaatagggtggccattcttcctccaatctcgttgagggattctcctgctaagattgattccttattttctggcatagtcatctcccatgcgatcttaacagatcccattagactcatttctagaagtttaatgaatctttttttattgagatctaatgtccctgctgctattctcatagctgacgtccaatcatctataagatcttctctgtttttgaagtccaaaacatcaaggtttaacataaccccgtaaggaggtattggatctaaaacagtttttccgtaaggagtttgatggagtgggattttactccttcttgatctggttcctgctggatgtgaattttctccaacctggaactcactatgcggttcttctgttttaaccacatatcttgggggattccctatgggttgttcaccttcaggtgaattcatttttagatctactactttgagattcgcacaAGAAttcgcaagatcttgtagatcctcgagatttaatctttctaaagtagtcatcagatagtgtttttctctgatactgcttttataagattaatcatcatttcatcatcggttaaaggtttttgaactattttggttttacctttctgatgtaacaaaggttcggtaccaaatgagagtggtaaccttccacCTGTATTTCATTTTCTAGAAcccgaagtgtgttctagatttatgattttattttgaagatcctttagagttccaagaatttcttcttgtttcttaaggatttcttcaatttgccgaggtatttcatatagctgattgttgtaatattgtaccgtcttttgaatttctctaagatctccggagagtttagaagaatctggggtaatctctaaaaattgagagttaaaaataatttttctttatctctttaaaattaagagcattaatcacaacatattgtaagtaatctattgcgaatatattaacttgtttataggatttcatatgaataaaatcctcttgattcaaaccttcgtttgaagtcatattttgtaaaaatcttctcctcaacaaagaaaagcatgaattaacgaataatattacgtctgaataattaacctaaagctctgataccattttgcaGATAATTCTTTATACTGCAAATGAACACAAAATCTTCAGATTCAATCATAAAACCTTTAAATTTTAAGCATAGAACCTATAGATTTCAAGCATAGATTAACATAAATctagtacaagaattaaacattaaaatattcaagtttggtggtcctaggaAGTTATAGTAAAGAATCTTTTGGCTAGAGAGTTATAATAAAGTTAGAAAGGGTATTAGGGATTTTAGGACAATTTACTCATGATTGAAACTAAAATTAATGATAAAGAAACAACTTAATCATGAAATTACTAAACTATTATAGTAAAAAATTACTAAACTATTAAGCTtcattttagttatttattattttaattatttaattaaaatttttaaatatcatttttattataaattattaaaatataaataaaaatacatttttcaacaaaaaaataatataaaaataacggaaaaatacaattttgatgtttttatttgtatttatgtTTCATTTTTTGTTCTATTAATGATGAATTTGTATTTTCAGTCTTATaactcatatttttttatttttggtcatgTTACGGTATATTTTCATTTGTAGTCATGTAGCttctatattatttttattttttgtcatttaacttgtatgttatttttattttttgattattttttcacCATAGTCTATCATGTCTACCGATCATAAAAAAAGatcgaaaattaaaataaatacaaattaaaagatcaaaaataaaaacaatatacaagTCACACGactacaaataaaaatacatcgtaaaattaccaaaaatgaaaaatattcaatttgcaggactgaaaatataaattcaccGTTAACAGGaccaaaagtaaaaaaaattgcaataaaGAGGACGAGAAATATAGTTCCCTAaaataaccaaataaaataataaatccaattatttaattcaaaataaactCTAATAATATTATCAAATGAtgtttatataatttttcaatTTTCCTCATAAATTAccataataaataaaagaaataaactcTTCTCATTGCAAATATTTGAAATGTAACATTTacacaataataattaaataaattcgaatcACCAAATAGCAAGTTTACATACTATATGTCTCATTGtcaatatttgaaatttattatttcaAACAAAAATTCATGATACATAAATAAAATAGTCATCGAATTACTAAGCTATTAATTAGCTTCTTCTTAGTTAATTATTATTTCAACTCTTTTATCACAGTTTCTTTgctaattattaaaatataaataagagTACATTTTCCaacaaaaagaataaaaaataataataataataataataaccaaataaaattataaattcaactaatCATTTTAAAATAACATTCTATCCtaatatcataaatttttttgataattcGTTCAATAGTTATCATAATCATCATAAGAAATGTTTGTAccatgattaattttttttgtattgtcTTGGAATCATGCATAATCTCAAATCTATTAAAGTACAACAATTTTAATACAcactattttataatttaagaCAATTATTATTCATATAAATGACTTataataattgaatttaattaaattattattcaaaTTTTGATACCATTTTTCGCacttataaataataaattggtGTATGAAGATTTTCAGAACTAATTTACGTTATACTCATACcagtaatttttaatttttttttttctaaatagcatttttatgaaaaatatatgCATGTAAAATAGAAGTTATTTGCAGAACTAGATAACATTCATATTTCCTATCCAAAGACAAATTGAATTAACTAATCAGAGCACTGATttacaaataaatttaaaattatatcagGATATTTATTTGCAAGTAAATCATCTTGTTCAGACAGAGGAAAACATCACTTTGATCCCAAGATCACATCTGCGCTGTAAAAatttgtatatgtatatgtaaaACATATGAATGAAGTAAAGCTTATATTAACATTATATGACTTGAAATCTGTTTTGTTCCTCGAATTCTTGTAAATCATGGCCCTCAAAAAATCAATGATCAAAGGGTCGACAGCACAAGAAAGTTACCTTTTCTTCAATTCACCACAGATGAAATCAGAAAACACAAGAAAAATCAAGAATCAGTACACTTCCACGTTCCATTGTTCCGATCTCTTCAACTGCTTCTTGTAATCTATCCAATCAATACCTGAAAAACAGGAAAAGCAAGCTAAGAAACGAGCATCGGATGATGAACGTGACATATACACCCGTTGCTGCTGCAATGTGTTTGCGCACAAACGTTTATGAATGATTGTTGTAGAGTTTTGAACATGACATATTTTTTTTACCGTCTTTAGCAGCCAAGGATATCATTATGTCATCAATTCCCTTCTCCATTCCCTTCAGCCCGCACATGTAGACGTAGGTGTTATCTTTCTTGAGCAGTTCCCATAGCTCTTCTGCATATTCAGCCATTCGAGTTTGGATGTACATCTTCTCCCCCTTAGCGTTTGCCTGCTCTCTGCTAACTGCATAGTCCACCCTAAAGTTTTCAGGGGCTTTCTCCTTCATTTTCGCGAATTCCTGCTCAATCCACCAAACAAGCTTTGGTTATTTATTTGCTTTTCATAAAATGTCATGTCAGCTTCACGTCATGCCATGAAATGGGCTATCGAAATGAATTCTAGGCCAGACTCTAGATTAAGCAACATCACATATTTTGTTCTGAACTTGCATAATAGGCGAAGAGTGTTATTGATACTCTATAGATGATCGAGCCAGAAAACTTTAGCCTTCACTTAGCAGAATACGACTCGTCGATCAGCTTCAAAACTCGTAGGAGTTGGGGGTGTAAGTTTACCTCTTTGTAGAGTAATGAGCTGCTCGTAGGAACTCCCAAGAAAAGCCATGCTAATCCATTGAACTGCAATACGAGATACGAAAATGTATAAATTTTTGTCAAGACAGCCATAAGATTCTTACTATAGAAACTGTGTTGGATTCGGTTTTACCTTGTAGTCATCATACTTCTCGAAGAACATTTTCCATAAGAAACTACGAAAGGGAGCAATCCCAGTCCCAGTGGCAAGCTACACAGTGAATtccaattatataaataaataccgCGTGAACTATAAACACTAACAACAATTATCAAAGAAATACATGGATTTTATTCGAATATTCATGATTGCAATAGCACATAACACACCATTATGACGTTCGCATTGGGGTCTTTTGGCATGAGCATCTCTTTGCCTACAGGTCCAGTTATTTTCACTCCAGCTCCTGGTTGCAAGTCGCCTGAAGAAAAATGATTCCATACCATCAAAACTTCGCTCACTAACGACAAAATAAGTAAGTACAGTGTAGCTTTTATCATTTTCAATTGTCTATGGAATCGAGTCATTACACAAGAAGTTTGAGCAAACGCCTTTGACAATTTCCCCTTGGTCATTGGTGTAGACGAGCCTTTTAACACACAGAGAAACCTGCATAAAGAACAATTATTCCTAGAATCTTACTTTCTTCTTGCTAACAACCTATCATATTAACGAGTTCTTACAGTCTTGGAATCTCCAAAGTCGCCAAGGGCACTGCTTGCTATCGAGTACAGCCGTAGCTTGTGAGGCTTCCCGTTCTTGTCTACCCCATCTGCAATCACCCCAATTGACTGTCCTTCTCTGTAAGGTATCTCCCCTGTTCGAAAAACAGTCGGACACGTTTCAACATGAAAAATCAGCTTCAAAATTCAACACTGCACTACCCATCTCATCATGATTCATATAAATGACCCATAATATGTCAAATGTGATACTCGTATTGGGCAGGTCATGTGTGAGATACACAATAGACTATCTTGTAACTAGCTAGAGTCATTATTTTTGTAGTTAGCAGAATTTATTGTACAGAATTTCGCTTGCCATGTTAGATAAGTGacaattcattaaaaaaaaaatcacttgAATCGACTACTGTTGTATACATTTAACAACATGCTAATTTCCACAGATGGAAAAATACCCTCGGTGCTGAAAACCATGTGCCACGTTTCACCGGGAGCGTCGTCCGCTGTGATCTTGGTGTTAAGAAGGCACTTGCCAGTGTATGGATCCTTAGGCTTGAACTTGTTTACTATCACCCCTTCTTCCTGTTTCTTTGAAACCTTCTCTGCCTTGGCAGGCGAGTCTGCGGTAACTTGAGCTTTGATGAGCACCACTGGAGCACCTGATGACGCATTCCTGTAGTATAAAGGAACCTGCACAAGATCCATTTAGTAACATAAATTCAGAAGCCGCAGATTAATGGAGCACACTGTTCAAATGGAAAATCTTGAAATCTAAAGgcctaaataatttatctttactCCGTCAATatacaatgcaatgaaaaaaAGGGGAAAATCCCAGTTCAGTCTTAAATATTTGGACATAtttccggttcagtcctaaatatttgaaTGTTCCCGGTTTCGTCCGAAATGTTTTTCCAAAATTCCCGATTCAGTCATAAATGTTTTTATGTTCCCGGTGTGGTcccaaatgttttaaaaagttGCCGGTTCAGTACTAAATGTTTTACGTTCCAGATttcgtcctaaatatttttcaaaagttcTCGGTTTGATACTTTCATCTACAAACAAAGCGTGATAAACAATTGAAATTTTcaacaaataaacaaatgttttagcaaataactaggattacttatttcacaaaatatttgaaattttcaacaaatttttcaagagaagaatacttatggttaacaattgagaaaatataatGAAGTATTTGACCACCGTTGAAGTAGTGATatgaaattaagttttattcaatagtaaatttttttcaaatagtattttttaaaatataaaaagagttttaaaaagatatatatctttttccaacctacaatttttttcttaaatgtgCAAGCATCATGAATgagaatataacaaaattaataaaaatgtgaaataacatcattaaattttaattcctcaagtttcgtttattttatttaagtttttattttgtagcatcatgaatttaatatttttttttgaacaatgtgtaaaattgatttaaatttggataaaaactctaataaatttgtgttttatttacaaattatttaatgttaaatatataataaataatataaaactcaattataaattatataacacTACGCGATGTTAGTTTTAACACACGAGTAGATGTTAGGATCAAACCgaaaaaattttgagaaatatttggcacGACATCggcaatgtaaaaatatttaggactgaagcGGAAACTTCTGGGAAACATTTAGGACCAAGCCGGTAACGTAttaacatttaggactgaatcgGGAACTTTTGGAAAAAATTTAGGACCAAACCGGTAACatccaaacatttaggactaaaCCGGAAATGTATCCAAACATTTAAGACTGAACCGGGATTTTGGCCCATTTTTTCTATACGTAAAGCTTTAGTCCACTCAAATACACTAGCTTGCCCTTGTTGAAATTCCCAAACGTTGCCTAAATTTATGCCACCACAAGATTAATACACTGCAAAAACCCATCGACTGACGTGCAAATTCTGGATATAGAGCATACAATACAGCATAAGTGATACATGGTACTTGAAGAAAAACAAAACCCGTATCTTGATAAGACATTCTTGaagtaaagaatttttttttttaaaaaaaagatcaaATGAGGATCAAACCTTGTTGAAATTAATTCTTTCTGTGGTAACAATGGATGTTCTGGCAGAAAGAGAAGACGACTTGGAGGAAGGGAGAGATACTGCAGCACTGACTGCAGCAGCCATACCTGTAATAAGCagagaatttaaatctcaaaaagtGGAAAATAGAAGAAAGAGAGAGGGGTGATTAAGTGATGCtgtgaaaacaaaaaaaaaattggagaaGAAATGGATTTGAGGATTATTTGATTGGGTGGAGGAGATTCGAAGGCCAATTGCATGGCGGGTGTGAGGATAAGAAATTGGTGTAATATTTCGGTCTCAGAGGATTAAAGGAAAGATTCTTGTCTGAATTTGTGAAtatagaatctaaatcgatttatctgaaattaaattatctggacATCCTGGAGCAACATGAGATATTTTTttgcttaaaaaaaaatttgtgttgtAAGCTTTGAATAGACATATAGTCTTCGAAATTGTTTTGgttataaataaaaacatttcgTTTTATAGTTAAATATTGGTGTCAATGTTTTGGTGTGTTGTTTTGAGAAAAATACAACCTTTTATTAATGGTAAAATAGATTGATCATATGTTTTTGTGcatctatattttattttaccaTTAATAAATTTGATGATATATGGATTTCAGATTACCCATCATGCAATCCCTGATGAGTTTGAAACTGTTTACAACCAACAGAATTTATTCATACTTACATGACAAATCTAATGTAAACCACTTGACTCCCAAAAAATGAACTACCTGCATCCtataaaattactcaagaaTGAAAGTAAACAAGatttggaaaaataaaataaaataaaaataatcaattcaatGGTGTCTTGAAGATTGATAGAGTAACAACTGCCTTTCGGCCTCTACTAACAATGAGCATTCATCTTGCAGTAACCGGACATTGCTTGCCGCCCATTTCAGCACGGCGAGTAAGTTCACCTCCGCAATATCTTTGCTGTCTGGAACATGCAATGCGATGTGGCACAGCACTGTCAATGCACGTCTTTCAACAACCTTCTGATCTCCAAAGTACACCAGCTGAACCAGGTGCTGCACTCCTCCAGCACTGATGATTAACTTAGAGTAATGCTGGTGTAGCTGATTTTCGGGGCAAATAAACTTGGCGAGAGTGGCACAAGCTTCACTATCAACCTCGGCTTCTCCTCTGTCAAGTAAATCTACAAGGGGGCCTATCATTCTGGTACCTTCCGCACATAAATTTTGAGCCAAATTTCCGATTATTTTAATGCAAGGAATGAGTAGTTTTGACTCGGGTGTGTTAATGACTGTAAAGAGCTGATCAAAAAGTGCTTTGCAGGCAGGAGAGTTGGGGTTGAATGCCGATTTTAACTCTGCATCACCCTCTGCAACCACGGTGATCTCCATCAATACAATAGCCAAATTGTGCCGAACTTCTTCAGGTCCGTTCTTCAAAAGAACAGCAAAGATTCGTAAAGTTCTTGACTTTGATATGCTTCGGCAAATGGAATAATTCCCTTTAGCAAGGTAACGAAGGGCTCTTAAAGCCATCGTCTTTGTATATGCTTCAGTCACAGGGTCCTCCACTTCTTGAGCCTTATCTCCAGATAGCAAAATATGCACTGGATTTACCTTGGCATCATTGTCGCCATTGCTCTCGCCAACTTTGTTCTGAATCAAACCATTGTTACCCTTCAAGGCCCTGGCACCCTTAACCACATCTGGCTCCAGATTAGGCTGCTCAGTCCGCAATGGACTGGAGACATAGCTTGCAACATCCTCATCATTGCGAATCTCAACATCATTTGCTGCAGTATTGCTCATCAATAAAACGGGATCGATGGCATCGTGGTACTTGATTCTGAAGGCGAGATGGCTAATGAGCAACGGAATAATGCCAAGCCGAGCAAAAAATTCTTGGCAGTTGGGGTAATTGGCGGAAAATTCCGACACAGCCCAAGCAACTAAAGCCTGAACTTTCATCGGGCCTCTTTTGAGCATTTCTACAAACACTGAGCAAACGTTAGTCTGCATcattttcttgatattttcaGGGTCATTACCAAGCAACCCAATCGCCCTCGCGGCATTCTCCCGCCCTTCTAATTCACCTACCTTCATCAATTTCGACAAGGGTAAAACTCCACCGTCCTCAATAAACAACTTTCCAAACCTATCATTTTCGCGAAATAAAGTAACAAGAAACCCAGACGCATTGGATCGATCCTCCATCGAACCCATGGACAAGATGGCGATCTGCTCCAATATAAGGCAGATGATCGGGTCATTGCTGGCGAATGGAGGTAATCCAAGGTGGCCCCCATAGCCAGCAGAAATTTTTAGGAGCCAACCGACATCGACGATAGATGATTGCAGTTGAGAAGACATTTTGGTGAAGGCGGCACCTGGTATAACAGTGAAGGCGCGCTTGAGGACATTGGCAGAACACTTGAGCAGCAAAGCCAGTGCTTCATCCAGGACTTGCTCCGTGTAGTTAATGATGCGGCGAGCAAAGTAATGCTTGCGGGCACGTGCCTGCAGGCGCAGAAGGTAGGCGAGTATCTCAGTCTTGGATTTAAGCTCCCCGCATTCTCGCTTGAAAAGGATGGCAAAATCCGCCGCGCGTATCACCTGATCCGCCAAGGAGATAGCTTTCTCCAATTTGTGCGGAAACGTGATTGGCTTCTCTAACAATTGCTCCACCAATCGCCCTGAATAACCAAAAAGTGCCCATAAACGCTGTTCAGATTGGCCATAAAATTGAAAAGGGGAGAGGTACAGATTACATTACCAGGCACATCTGCTACAGCAGGGTGAGGATAAATCTCGAGACTCCGGGAATGATCGGAGGAGGAGCAGCAGCTGCTGCTGAAGCTGGAACAAAGGGCAAGTTGACGAAGATGATCTTCTCTGAGCGTGGCTTCCACGAGCCTCTCCCAGTTATCGTACACCCTCGACATGATGTACTACCAAGAATATTCTTGGGCATGAGATTAACGAAGAAATATCATCAGCCCGAGTCTTCGGACAATTTCCACTCATCTCAGCGGAGGCTTCCATGTCTCTTTCCCAATCGATGAAACGCGCCGCCACACGGCAACCCGCCATCTTTATCAATGGGACTTTACCTTGTACTAACTATATCGAATATTATCTATTAATTTCCATTGTGTTTTTTTTGTTAATATTCATAAAAGCCAGATGCATGTAAATGGAGATTATAATACAAACATAAAATTGTATATATCATTGTGGACATGACTGGATTAAATTAGAATGTATTTCTAAATATGGTAAACTATCACTAAATCATTGTGTGCATGCATCAAGGTCATGGTAGATTAGATCTTAGCATATGAGTAATACCTAAATCATGCATCCAACggttcgtatttttacacataagcgtaattaattatatatcgtTGACGTGGCAAATCAAgagacattagatctatcattggggtaTTACCCATATGCTAGATTGAAATCTACCCAAGCTCATGAGAAtttattcacaaaaaaataaatgatataATACGGGGCAGTGATTTTTTGCCCGAAGCACCAGATTAGTATAGTGTTTTCTAATTA
It encodes:
- the LOC140886571 gene encoding ferredoxin--NADP reductase, leaf-type isozyme, chloroplastic, whose translation is MAAAVSAAVSLPSSKSSSLSARTSIVTTERINFNKVPLYYRNASSGAPVVLIKAQVTADSPAKAEKVSKKQEEGVIVNKFKPKDPYTGKCLLNTKITADDAPGETWHMVFSTEGEIPYREGQSIGVIADGVDKNGKPHKLRLYSIASSALGDFGDSKTVSLCVKRLVYTNDQGEIVKGVCSNFLCDLQPGAGVKITGPVGKEMLMPKDPNANVIMLATGTGIAPFRSFLWKMFFEKYDDYKFNGLAWLFLGVPTSSSLLYKEEFAKMKEKAPENFRVDYAVSREQANAKGEKMYIQTRMAEYAEELWELLKKDNTYVYMCGLKGMEKGIDDIMISLAAKDGIDWIDYKKQLKRSEQWNVEVY
- the LOC140886570 gene encoding uncharacterized protein, which translates into the protein MSRVYDNWERLVEATLREDHLRQLALCSSFSSSCCSSSDHSRSLEIYPHPAVADVPGRLVEQLLEKPITFPHKLEKAISLADQVIRAADFAILFKRECGELKSKTEILAYLLRLQARARKHYFARRIINYTEQVLDEALALLLKCSANVLKRAFTVIPGAAFTKMSSQLQSSIVDVGWLLKISAGYGGHLGLPPFASNDPIICLILEQIAILSMGSMEDRSNASGFLVTLFRENDRFGKLFIEDGGVLPLSKLMKVGELEGRENAARAIGLLGNDPENIKKMMQTNVCSVFVEMLKRGPMKVQALVAWAVSEFSANYPNCQEFFARLGIIPLLISHLAFRIKYHDAIDPVLLMSNTAANDVEIRNDEDVASYVSSPLRTEQPNLEPDVVKGARALKGNNGLIQNKVGESNGDNDAKVNPVHILLSGDKAQEVEDPVTEAYTKTMALRALRYLAKGNYSICRSISKSRTLRIFAVLLKNGPEEVRHNLAIVLMEITVVAEGDAELKSAFNPNSPACKALFDQLFTVINTPESKLLIPCIKIIGNLAQNLCAEGTRMIGPLVDLLDRGEAEVDSEACATLAKFICPENQLHQHYSKLIISAGGVQHLVQLVYFGDQKVVERRALTVLCHIALHVPDSKDIAEVNLLAVLKWAASNVRLLQDECSLLVEAERQLLLYQSSRHH